In one Streptomyces sp. NBC_01288 genomic region, the following are encoded:
- a CDS encoding IS3 family transposase, producing the protein MRKKNWRGRSGRSTPIPGAPTEPCVSPVRLRVQGHVVNRKLVARVMRERYISGITRRKSRSLTKPDRTAPPTPDLIQRDFTAPMPGLKLVGDITCLPTAEGWLYLATVIDLCTREVVGWSMANHMRTQLVDDAMRMTHAGGHTTGNAIFHTDRGSQYTSAQFRETLAELNVRQSTGRTGSYFDNAAAESFFAVLKSEIGTTA; encoded by the coding sequence ATGAGGAAGAAGAACTGGCGCGGCAGATCCGGGAGATCCACACCGATTCCCGGGGCGCCTACGGAGCCCTGCGTATCACCCGTGCGTTTGCGGGTGCAGGGGCACGTCGTAAATCGAAAGCTCGTCGCGCGGGTCATGCGGGAACGGTACATCTCCGGAATAACACGCCGGAAATCACGGTCGCTGACGAAACCGGACCGTACGGCGCCACCGACCCCCGACCTCATTCAGCGGGACTTCACCGCACCGATGCCGGGCCTGAAGCTCGTCGGCGACATCACGTGCCTGCCCACAGCCGAGGGATGGCTGTACCTGGCCACGGTAATCGACCTGTGCACGCGTGAAGTCGTGGGCTGGTCGATGGCCAACCACATGCGCACGCAGCTGGTCGATGACGCCATGCGCATGACTCACGCCGGCGGTCACACGACCGGTAACGCGATTTTCCACACCGACCGCGGATCGCAATATACGTCTGCCCAATTCCGGGAAACATTGGCGGAGTTGAACGTCCGCCAGAGTACAGGCCGAACCGGCTCATACTTCGACAATGCGGCCGCCGAGAGCTTCTTCGCCGTACTCAAGTCCGAGATCGGCACCACCGCTTAG
- a CDS encoding IS110 family transposase: MEIVGLPTPVFCGVDWAEDHHDIALVDAGGKQLAKLRITDDAAGFAQLTGLLAEHGDTETAPIPVAIETSRGLLVARLRATGRQVFAINPLAVARYRDRHSVARKKSDAVDAAALANILRVDMAAHRPLPADSELAQAVAVLARAQQDAVWDRGQAHNKLRSQLREFYPSVLAAFADKRDRLCSREARTVLAAAPTPTAAAKLTRRQLQSLLRQAGRLRGIEAETDRLHEVFQREYLHQLPQVEAALGQQASALLRQLDTACRNADHLEEAAAEAFEQHPDAPIIRSFPGLGSLTGARVLAEIGDDRTRFANAGSLKAYAGSAPVTRASGKSCVVMSRRVKNQRLAAVGYVWAFVSLTRSPGARAHYDRRKEAGDRHVAAQRNLFNRFMGMLFHCLQAGATYDETKAFPNQRSTELSNEAA; this comes from the coding sequence ATGGAGATCGTTGGGCTACCGACACCCGTGTTCTGCGGTGTGGACTGGGCCGAAGACCACCACGACATTGCCCTGGTCGACGCAGGCGGGAAGCAGCTGGCCAAACTGCGGATCACTGACGACGCTGCCGGGTTCGCCCAGCTCACCGGGTTGCTGGCCGAACACGGAGACACCGAGACAGCGCCGATTCCTGTCGCGATCGAGACCTCCCGCGGACTGCTCGTCGCCCGCCTGCGGGCCACTGGCCGGCAGGTGTTCGCGATCAACCCCCTCGCGGTCGCCCGTTACCGCGATCGTCATTCCGTCGCACGGAAGAAGTCCGACGCCGTCGATGCCGCAGCCCTGGCGAACATTCTGCGAGTGGACATGGCCGCCCACCGTCCGCTGCCTGCGGATTCCGAGCTGGCCCAGGCCGTCGCGGTGCTCGCCCGAGCCCAGCAAGACGCGGTCTGGGACCGCGGCCAGGCCCACAACAAGCTCCGCTCGCAGCTGCGGGAGTTCTATCCGAGCGTCCTGGCCGCATTCGCAGACAAGCGTGACAGGCTGTGTTCCCGCGAAGCCCGCACCGTCCTTGCGGCGGCTCCCACACCCACCGCCGCAGCAAAGCTCACGCGCCGGCAGCTCCAGTCCCTTCTCCGGCAAGCCGGTCGACTCCGCGGGATCGAGGCAGAAACCGACCGGCTCCACGAGGTCTTCCAGCGCGAGTACCTCCACCAGCTCCCACAGGTCGAAGCCGCCCTCGGCCAGCAGGCATCGGCCCTGCTACGGCAGCTCGACACCGCCTGCCGCAACGCCGACCACCTGGAAGAGGCCGCGGCCGAAGCCTTCGAGCAGCATCCGGACGCGCCGATCATCCGCAGCTTTCCCGGCCTCGGCTCCCTGACCGGAGCACGGGTCCTCGCGGAGATCGGCGACGACCGAACCCGGTTCGCAAACGCCGGCTCGCTCAAGGCCTACGCCGGAAGCGCACCCGTCACCCGGGCCAGCGGCAAGAGCTGCGTGGTCATGAGCCGCAGGGTCAAGAACCAGCGGCTGGCCGCGGTCGGCTATGTGTGGGCCTTCGTCTCCCTCACCAGGTCACCGGGGGCACGAGCCCACTACGACCGCCGCAAAGAAGCCGGAGACCGCCACGTCGCCGCCCAGCGGAACCTCTTCAACCGCTTCATGGGAATGCTGTTCCACTGCCTCCAGGCTGGAGCGACCTACGACGAGACGAAGGCCTTCCCGAACCAGCGCTCAACAGAACTCTCCAACGAGGCAGCTTGA
- a CDS encoding IS5 family transposase, whose protein sequence is MPFAPVLVLCPALTCGISVPASTLRRDCLPRSGFGARASNQRSANAFDPGDTTFSIIVDEGAKSCRGRRPGASSRGHEEGNGGEHTGPSPVDRGKPGSKMHVLSDANGLPLRVGVSAANTHDSQALKPMLSHFHTGHESHAADSKPQRLHADKAYDVPHLRRWLWGKRIGVRIARKGIESSERLGRRRWVIERTMSWLTGYRRLNHRYERKPGNYLAFLGLASALCCYKRFLKLTM, encoded by the coding sequence ATGCCCTTCGCTCCCGTGCTCGTGCTCTGCCCGGCCCTCACCTGCGGCATCAGCGTGCCGGCATCCACGTTACGAAGAGACTGCCTTCCCCGGTCCGGGTTCGGCGCTCGAGCCTCTAATCAGCGGTCTGCCAATGCCTTCGATCCCGGTGACACCACTTTTTCGATCATCGTCGACGAGGGGGCGAAGTCATGCCGGGGCCGAAGGCCGGGAGCCTCATCGCGAGGCCACGAAGAAGGTAACGGGGGCGAACACACAGGTCCGAGCCCCGTGGACCGGGGTAAGCCCGGTTCCAAGATGCACGTCCTGTCGGACGCGAACGGACTGCCCCTACGCGTCGGAGTCTCCGCGGCCAACACCCACGACAGCCAGGCCCTGAAGCCGATGCTGTCCCATTTCCACACGGGACACGAATCCCACGCGGCCGATTCCAAGCCTCAACGCCTGCACGCCGACAAGGCGTACGACGTGCCTCACCTGCGCCGATGGTTATGGGGCAAGCGCATCGGCGTCCGGATCGCCCGCAAGGGCATCGAGTCCAGCGAACGACTCGGCCGGCGCAGGTGGGTCATCGAGCGCACCATGTCCTGGCTGACCGGCTACCGCCGCCTCAACCACCGCTACGAACGGAAACCAGGCAACTACCTGGCCTTTCTCGGCCTGGCATCCGCCCTCTGCTGCTACAAACGGTTCCTCAAACTGACCATGTAG
- a CDS encoding TauD/TfdA dioxygenase family protein, translating to METISFRAFDTTSLSSSFRRTGGADIYSLEEQRELLGVLAEQRGFDDFRKQARAAVDESGVLVVDGVDTDSEPLLVALAAIFGEVDAEGNGFPGRTISEIRHDPEEENGLFSAENERFAPHTDSCFMAEPHRYLVMGVVIHDPDRHGETTLVDGYEVLRGLTEDEERRLHQLRVQFSVNGDAESAALAAPVLANHRERTMIRYRSDMIVRDVSGGEADEESLRALRKFEDLAAEHPEISRTFLERGSVIIVDNWRMLHGRDHFPKGSPRLLKRLKVKFTGGE from the coding sequence GTGGAGACCATATCTTTTCGGGCCTTCGATACGACGTCTCTGTCCTCCTCGTTCAGACGGACAGGGGGCGCCGACATCTATAGCCTTGAGGAGCAGCGAGAGTTGCTTGGCGTCCTGGCCGAGCAGAGGGGTTTCGACGACTTTCGTAAGCAGGCTCGGGCCGCTGTGGATGAATCGGGAGTGCTCGTCGTGGATGGCGTGGACACAGACTCTGAACCTCTGCTCGTGGCGCTGGCAGCCATATTCGGTGAAGTCGACGCGGAAGGCAACGGATTCCCGGGCCGGACGATTTCGGAGATCCGGCACGATCCGGAGGAGGAGAACGGTCTCTTCTCTGCGGAGAACGAGCGGTTTGCGCCACACACTGACTCCTGTTTCATGGCGGAGCCGCACCGCTATCTCGTCATGGGCGTCGTCATACACGACCCGGACCGACACGGCGAGACCACGCTCGTTGACGGCTATGAGGTTTTGCGCGGCCTGACGGAGGACGAGGAGCGCCGTCTTCACCAGCTCCGAGTCCAGTTCTCGGTGAACGGCGATGCGGAATCGGCAGCTCTGGCGGCACCTGTCCTTGCCAACCACCGGGAGCGCACGATGATCCGGTACCGGTCGGACATGATCGTCCGTGATGTGTCCGGCGGGGAGGCGGATGAGGAGTCGCTGCGTGCCCTGCGGAAGTTCGAAGACCTCGCGGCGGAGCACCCAGAGATATCACGTACGTTTCTCGAGCGGGGATCGGTGATTATCGTTGACAACTGGCGGATGCTGCACGGCCGGGATCATTTTCCGAAGGGCTCTCCCCGGCTACTGAAGAGGCTCAAGGTTAAATTCACGGGGGGAGAGTAA
- a CDS encoding class II aldolase/adducin family protein, producing the protein MTTHKPARPIPSLRGKVSEEEWRVRVDLAAAFRLAALRGWDELLSSHFSARVPGEEDHFLVNPWGVLFSQITASSLVKVDIEGRVFSESTYDVNEAAILIHGAILQERPDVNSAVHLHTPAGVGVATQKHGLLPITQRSLFFQPVLAYHSYHGLEVERENIHQLVNALGDKWAVLLRNHGSLTCGRSVGQAVVYAYLLESACRMQIAALAGGAEVVPIPEEFQEKVPHQAGYFAAAGPVEWEALRSYLDDVDPGYAT; encoded by the coding sequence GTGACGACTCACAAGCCGGCGAGGCCTATTCCGTCACTGCGCGGAAAAGTATCTGAAGAGGAATGGAGGGTTCGCGTAGACCTGGCAGCCGCTTTCCGTCTGGCAGCTCTTCGGGGATGGGACGAGTTGCTTTCCAGCCACTTCTCCGCCAGGGTTCCCGGAGAAGAAGATCATTTCCTCGTCAACCCGTGGGGCGTCCTCTTCTCGCAAATCACCGCTTCGAGTCTCGTGAAGGTGGACATCGAAGGAAGGGTGTTCTCGGAAAGTACATACGACGTCAACGAAGCGGCGATTCTCATCCACGGAGCGATCCTTCAAGAGCGGCCGGACGTCAACAGCGCTGTGCATCTGCACACACCGGCTGGCGTCGGTGTCGCGACCCAGAAGCACGGCCTTCTTCCGATTACGCAGCGCTCGCTTTTCTTCCAGCCGGTGCTGGCTTACCACTCGTATCATGGTCTTGAAGTCGAACGAGAAAACATTCACCAGCTGGTGAATGCGCTGGGCGATAAATGGGCTGTCCTGCTCCGCAATCATGGCTCCCTCACCTGCGGTCGGTCGGTAGGGCAGGCCGTGGTCTACGCGTATTTGCTGGAGAGCGCCTGCCGCATGCAGATTGCCGCGCTGGCCGGCGGAGCCGAGGTGGTACCGATTCCGGAGGAGTTCCAGGAGAAGGTGCCACACCAAGCGGGCTACTTCGCGGCGGCCGGTCCGGTGGAGTGGGAGGCGCTGAGGAGCTACCTGGACGATGTGGATCCGGGCTATGCAACCTAA